A single window of Flavobacteriales bacterium DNA harbors:
- a CDS encoding universal stress protein yields MAAKRVLIVSDGSQFSESALEFALAVYKGSDVQLAGIFVQDLSYLSMLTLMGSDELMNTFNFRFVEESLKAGESKVKGYIDEFRQRCKEANVHFEVLFEKGSAPAEIIHESTFCDLIIIGYQSFFANIGGRQDDHLLRDVLSEAQCPVVVVPEAWKVPGSVVFGFDGKYESTYALRQFLYLMPAGVLQVPFRSVSVDEDGTLPEDHQMQQLQSLMNAHGINMTSIVKKGKAGEEIRKEVESQTSPILVMGSYGRSLFSMLFHHSASDSILRSQQVPVFITHR; encoded by the coding sequence ATGGCAGCCAAAAGGGTCCTGATCGTTTCCGACGGATCACAATTTTCTGAGAGCGCCCTCGAGTTTGCTCTTGCAGTTTACAAGGGCTCGGATGTTCAGCTGGCCGGCATTTTCGTACAGGATCTCTCCTACCTGAGCATGCTTACATTGATGGGCAGCGATGAGTTGATGAACACCTTCAATTTCAGGTTTGTTGAGGAAAGTCTGAAAGCCGGTGAATCCAAAGTCAAAGGTTATATTGATGAATTCCGGCAACGCTGCAAAGAAGCGAACGTGCACTTTGAAGTTCTTTTCGAAAAGGGATCCGCCCCAGCCGAGATTATTCATGAAAGTACTTTTTGCGATCTGATCATCATCGGGTACCAATCTTTCTTTGCAAACATAGGTGGGCGGCAAGACGATCACCTGCTAAGAGACGTGCTATCCGAAGCGCAATGCCCTGTGGTGGTTGTTCCGGAAGCGTGGAAAGTTCCCGGCTCCGTTGTTTTCGGGTTCGACGGGAAATACGAATCCACCTATGCACTCCGTCAATTCCTGTACCTGATGCCGGCTGGCGTGCTGCAGGTTCCTTTCCGTTCGGTCTCCGTGGATGAAGACGGAACACTTCCTGAAGACCATCAGATGCAACAGTTACAATCCCTGATGAATGCACACGGGATTAACATGACCTCCATTGTAAAAAAGGGAAAGGCTGGTGAAGAGATCAGGAAGGAAGTGGAATCCCAGACTTCCCCCATACTGGTGATGGGATCATACGGACGCAGCCT